A genomic segment from Sulfuritalea hydrogenivorans sk43H encodes:
- a CDS encoding AbrB/MazE/SpoVT family DNA-binding domain-containing protein: MTIVRVSSKGQIVIPQRLRAAFHIEAGSELAIFAEGDEIRLRQAEQRFPRTEITAGLGLLAKQGRKAPAQTEIKEAIGEMLKRKNAAR, translated from the coding sequence ATGACCATCGTGCGGGTATCGAGCAAGGGCCAGATCGTCATTCCCCAGCGGTTGCGAGCGGCGTTTCATATCGAAGCCGGCAGCGAGCTGGCGATTTTTGCCGAGGGCGACGAGATTCGTTTGCGCCAGGCCGAGCAGCGCTTTCCCCGCACCGAGATCACGGCGGGCCTCGGCCTGCTGGCGAAGCAGGGGCGCAAGGCTCCCGCGCAAACGGAGATCAAAGAGGCCATAGGCGAAATGCTGAAGCGGAAGAACGCGGCAAGGTGA
- a CDS encoding class I SAM-dependent DNA methyltransferase, with protein sequence MTGPVDAFIARWQGVAASELATAQSFVIDLCALLGVDAPHATAEQDYMFERPVSFRHGDGGSSPGRIDCYKRGAFVLEAKKVGAGGTAKAFDDALLRARSQAENYARALPAGEGRPPFVIVVDVGNVIELYAEFSQSGGTYVPFPDPRSHRIRLADLRDEAIRRRLAAVWREPLSLDPTRHAARVTREIAAHLAEVAKSLEAAGHAAETVAGFLTRCLFSMFAEDVGLLPKGKFTALLGECDANPAAVPALLGSLWRDMDTGTEYSTAVRAALPKFNGKLFKSPDVLPLTKAQIALLLEAAKADWTQVEPAIFGTLLERALDVHERHALGAHYTPRAYVDRLVQPTVIEPLRRAWAYVQGAAVLLATEGKQKEAVAELRAFHHKLCSLRVLDPACGSGNFLYVALEHLKRLEGEVLNQLHDIGHGQTLLEAEGLTVDPHQFLGLEINPRAAAIAELVLWIGYLQWHFRTQGSGLPPSPILKDFRNIECRDAVLASDDVVPVFDEQGRAVSRWDGRTLKTHPVTGEQVPDEAARVPLMRYINPRQAEWPAADVVVGNPPFIGASTMRQALGDGYVEALRGAWPAVPESADFVMFWWHHAAQLVAQGKLSRFGFITTNSLRQTFNRRVVQGALDQGLHLAFAVPDHPWVDNADGAAVRIAMTVAAPGAGAGAGRLCSVTAEREGKGEGLDVQLAESSGTIHADLKVGADVTAAKALCANGGISSPGFKLHGAGFIVTPEEAARLEADAPIKPYRNGRDLTDRPRGVKLIDLFGHEVDEVRRRWPATYQWVLERVKPERDAKAHSPDGAGYAKFWWLHGKPRSELRKMLTGLPRFIATGETAKHRVFQFLDAAIAPDNMLIAIALDDAYWLGVLSSNVHVVWALATGGRLGVGNDPRYNKSRCFETFPFPVATPAQQARIRDLAEQIDAHRKRVLAAHDELTLTGLYNVLVKLGAGDTALTAKEKLTHEKGLVAVLKQLHDELDAAVLDAYGWHDLIGQCADEQTLLERLVALNAERQAEEAQGHIRWLRPEFQNPQAAQSSIGLESGGSGRRNQKSDEATSLPAPARASTQQAWPQTLPDQLAAVARVLSEANSAQTETQLAAHFTGKGRWKSRLPDIIKALEALGRARRLDDGRWMG encoded by the coding sequence ATGACCGGCCCCGTCGATGCCTTCATCGCCCGCTGGCAGGGTGTCGCCGCGTCCGAGCTGGCGACGGCGCAGAGCTTCGTCATCGACCTCTGCGCGCTGCTCGGCGTCGACGCGCCGCATGCCACCGCCGAGCAGGACTACATGTTCGAGCGGCCAGTCAGCTTCCGCCACGGTGACGGTGGCAGCAGCCCCGGTCGCATCGACTGCTACAAGCGCGGCGCCTTCGTGCTGGAAGCCAAGAAAGTCGGCGCTGGCGGTACGGCAAAAGCCTTCGACGACGCCCTGCTGCGCGCCCGCAGCCAGGCCGAGAACTACGCCCGCGCCCTGCCGGCCGGGGAAGGCCGCCCGCCCTTCGTCATCGTCGTCGATGTCGGCAACGTCATCGAGCTCTACGCCGAGTTTTCGCAAAGCGGCGGCACCTACGTGCCCTTTCCCGATCCGCGCTCCCACCGCATTCGCCTCGCCGATCTGCGCGACGAAGCCATCCGCCGGCGCCTTGCCGCCGTCTGGCGCGAGCCGCTCTCGCTCGACCCGACCCGCCACGCCGCGCGCGTCACGCGCGAGATTGCCGCGCACCTGGCCGAAGTCGCCAAATCGCTCGAAGCGGCCGGCCACGCCGCCGAAACCGTCGCCGGCTTCCTCACCCGCTGCCTGTTCAGCATGTTCGCCGAGGATGTCGGGCTGCTGCCCAAGGGCAAGTTCACCGCGCTGCTCGGCGAATGCGACGCCAACCCCGCCGCGGTTCCCGCCCTGCTCGGCAGCCTGTGGCGCGACATGGATACCGGCACGGAATATTCGACCGCGGTGCGCGCCGCCCTGCCCAAATTCAACGGCAAGCTGTTCAAATCGCCCGACGTATTGCCGCTGACGAAAGCCCAGATCGCCCTGCTGCTCGAAGCCGCCAAAGCCGACTGGACGCAAGTCGAGCCGGCCATCTTCGGCACCCTGCTCGAACGCGCGCTCGACGTGCACGAGCGTCACGCGCTGGGCGCGCACTACACGCCGCGCGCCTACGTCGACCGCCTGGTGCAGCCCACTGTCATCGAGCCGCTGCGTCGCGCCTGGGCCTACGTGCAGGGCGCCGCCGTGCTGCTCGCCACTGAGGGCAAGCAGAAAGAGGCCGTCGCCGAATTGCGCGCCTTCCACCACAAGCTGTGTTCCTTGCGCGTACTCGACCCGGCCTGCGGCAGCGGCAATTTTTTGTACGTCGCGCTGGAACACCTCAAGCGCCTCGAAGGCGAAGTGCTCAACCAGTTGCACGACATCGGCCACGGCCAGACCCTGCTCGAAGCCGAGGGCCTCACCGTCGACCCGCACCAGTTCCTCGGCCTCGAAATCAATCCGCGCGCCGCGGCCATCGCCGAACTGGTGCTGTGGATCGGCTACCTGCAATGGCATTTCCGCACGCAGGGCAGCGGCCTGCCGCCCAGCCCCATCCTCAAGGACTTCCGCAACATCGAATGCCGCGACGCCGTGCTCGCCAGCGACGACGTCGTGCCGGTATTCGACGAGCAGGGCCGTGCCGTCAGCCGCTGGGACGGCCGCACGCTGAAGACGCATCCCGTCACCGGCGAACAGGTGCCGGATGAGGCCGCGCGCGTGCCGCTGATGCGCTACATCAATCCGCGTCAGGCCGAATGGCCGGCCGCCGACGTGGTGGTCGGCAATCCGCCCTTCATCGGCGCCTCGACCATGCGCCAGGCGCTCGGCGACGGCTATGTCGAAGCGCTGCGCGGCGCATGGCCGGCGGTGCCCGAGTCGGCCGACTTCGTCATGTTCTGGTGGCACCACGCCGCGCAACTCGTGGCGCAGGGCAAGCTCTCGCGCTTCGGCTTCATCACCACCAACTCGCTGCGCCAGACCTTCAACCGCCGCGTGGTGCAGGGCGCGCTGGATCAGGGCCTGCATCTGGCCTTTGCCGTGCCCGACCACCCGTGGGTGGACAACGCCGACGGCGCGGCGGTGCGCATTGCGATGACCGTCGCCGCGCCGGGCGCGGGCGCGGGCGCGGGCAGGTTGTGCAGCGTGACGGCCGAGCGCGAAGGCAAGGGCGAAGGGCTTGACGTTCAATTGGCCGAGAGTAGCGGGACAATCCACGCCGATCTGAAAGTCGGCGCTGACGTGACGGCGGCAAAGGCTTTGTGCGCGAACGGCGGCATCAGTTCGCCGGGCTTCAAGCTGCATGGCGCGGGTTTCATCGTCACGCCCGAGGAAGCGGCACGGCTCGAAGCCGACGCGCCGATCAAGCCCTACCGCAATGGCCGCGACCTGACCGATCGTCCGCGCGGCGTGAAGCTGATTGACCTGTTCGGGCACGAGGTCGACGAAGTGCGCCGCCGCTGGCCGGCGACTTATCAATGGGTTCTGGAACGAGTGAAGCCGGAGCGCGATGCCAAAGCCCACTCACCAGATGGCGCGGGTTATGCGAAGTTCTGGTGGCTTCATGGCAAGCCGCGCTCCGAGCTTCGCAAGATGCTGACAGGCCTGCCGCGCTTCATCGCTACAGGCGAAACCGCGAAGCATCGCGTCTTCCAGTTCCTCGACGCCGCGATTGCGCCCGACAACATGCTGATCGCCATCGCGCTCGACGACGCGTATTGGCTCGGTGTGCTGTCGAGCAATGTGCATGTTGTTTGGGCGCTGGCGACTGGCGGGCGGCTCGGCGTCGGCAACGACCCGCGCTACAACAAATCCCGCTGCTTCGAAACCTTCCCCTTCCCCGTCGCCACGCCCGCGCAACAGGCCCGCATCCGCGACCTCGCCGAACAGATCGACGCCCATCGCAAGCGCGTGCTGGCGGCGCACGACGAGCTGACGCTGACCGGCCTCTACAACGTCCTCGTAAAACTCGGCGCTGGCGATACGGCACTGACCGCGAAAGAAAAGCTCACCCACGAAAAAGGCCTCGTCGCCGTGCTCAAGCAACTGCACGACGAACTCGATGCCGCCGTGCTCGACGCCTACGGCTGGCACGACCTCATTGGCCAATGCGCGGACGAGCAAACCCTGCTCGAACGCCTCGTCGCGCTCAACGCCGAACGCCAGGCCGAAGAAGCCCAAGGCCACATCCGCTGGCTGCGCCCCGAATTCCAGAACCCGCAAGCGGCACAATCGTCCATCGGGCTGGAGTCGGGAGGCTCGGGGCGGAGGAATCAAAAATCTGACGAAGCCACGAGCCTCCCGGCTCCAGCCCGCGCGTCGACGCAACAAGCCTGGCCGCAAACCCTCCCCGACCAACTCGCCGCCGTCGCTCGCGTCCTCTCCGAAGCAAACAGCGCGCAAACCGAAACCCAACTCGCCGCCCACTTCACCGGCAAGGGCCGCTGGAAATCCCGCCTGCCCGACATCATCAAAGCCCTCGAAGCCCTCGGCCGCGCCCGCCGTTTGGACGACGGGCGGTGGATGGGGTAG
- a CDS encoding BON domain-containing protein, translating into MAQVNPFSALGRVVSTSMDARSKGEVAADAEIGAAASKQLLEDKGAEWAGVTVLVFQRHVVLAGAVKTADVKKRVEELLRKDRRIKSLANELMVGNVGSLARDTALEAQINAALTAASGVSSVNMRWCATGGHVVLMGVAQSAREASLAQVKVREVSGVKSLKSYLRVVAHKK; encoded by the coding sequence GTGGCGCAGGTCAATCCCTTCAGCGCGCTGGGGCGGGTGGTTTCGACCAGCATGGACGCGCGCAGCAAGGGCGAGGTTGCCGCGGATGCCGAAATCGGCGCAGCGGCGTCAAAACAGCTGCTTGAAGACAAGGGCGCCGAATGGGCCGGCGTTACGGTGCTGGTCTTTCAGCGCCATGTCGTGCTCGCCGGCGCGGTCAAGACGGCGGACGTCAAAAAACGCGTCGAGGAACTGCTGCGCAAGGACCGCCGCATCAAATCGCTTGCCAACGAACTGATGGTGGGCAACGTCGGCAGCCTGGCCAGGGATACCGCGCTCGAAGCGCAGATCAATGCCGCCCTGACCGCTGCCTCGGGGGTTTCCTCGGTCAACATGCGCTGGTGCGCGACGGGCGGGCATGTCGTCCTGATGGGGGTCGCGCAATCCGCTCGGGAGGCATCGCTGGCGCAAGTGAAAGTGCGCGAAGTCAGCGGCGTCAAAAGCCTCAAGTCCTACCTTCGGGTGGTTGCGCACAAGAAGTGA
- a CDS encoding nucleotidyl transferase AbiEii/AbiGii toxin family protein, with protein MGIHDLIRLLAEKKIDFVLVGGLAVALQGYQRVTMDVDVVLAMDAGNLERFIAAARNAGLRPTIPVPIESLARPELVEQWHREKGMLAFSLRGAEARATVLDVLVKPVVPYADLRRDALMVEMGTAQVPVASIPHLIAMKTGTGRGKDRIDIDELQKLMSGNTP; from the coding sequence ATGGGTATCCATGACCTGATCAGGCTGCTGGCGGAGAAGAAAATCGACTTCGTGCTGGTCGGCGGTCTGGCTGTCGCCTTGCAGGGCTATCAGCGCGTGACGATGGATGTGGATGTCGTCCTCGCCATGGACGCAGGCAACCTGGAACGTTTCATTGCCGCCGCCCGCAATGCCGGATTGCGGCCGACGATTCCGGTGCCCATCGAATCGCTCGCCCGTCCCGAGCTGGTTGAACAATGGCATCGCGAGAAAGGCATGCTGGCATTCAGCCTGCGGGGTGCCGAGGCGCGGGCGACCGTTCTCGATGTGCTGGTCAAGCCGGTCGTGCCCTATGCCGATTTGCGTCGGGACGCGTTGATGGTCGAGATGGGGACTGCGCAGGTGCCCGTTGCGTCGATCCCGCACCTGATCGCGATGAAGACCGGCACCGGACGCGGCAAGGACCGGATCGACATCGATGAGCTGCAAAAACTGATGTCGGGGAATACGCCATGA
- a CDS encoding type II toxin-antitoxin system VapC family toxin, giving the protein MIVLDTNLLLRYLLNDDVGQARRVARLLETSSQITVTPTIVLELVWVLECSDCSRAEIAVALRHVLGLPNMRLPNEAALYRAVQWFERGLDFADALHLGLSPATATLMSFDKDFASKAKRAEAFPMVALCPAR; this is encoded by the coding sequence GTGATTGTCCTCGACACCAACCTGCTGCTGCGCTACCTGCTTAACGACGATGTCGGGCAGGCAAGGCGCGTCGCGCGCCTGCTGGAAACTTCATCGCAAATCACCGTGACTCCCACCATCGTCCTCGAACTGGTCTGGGTGCTGGAGTGCAGTGATTGTTCCCGCGCCGAGATCGCCGTCGCGTTGCGCCATGTGCTGGGGCTGCCCAATATGCGACTGCCGAACGAAGCCGCGCTGTATCGCGCCGTGCAATGGTTCGAGCGGGGATTGGACTTCGCGGACGCGCTGCATCTGGGCCTCTCGCCCGCCACGGCCACGCTGATGTCGTTCGACAAGGATTTCGCCAGCAAGGCGAAGCGCGCCGAAGCGTTTCCGATGGTGGCCTTGTGCCCGGCCCGATGA
- a CDS encoding bifunctional acetate--CoA ligase family protein/GNAT family N-acetyltransferase encodes MTVRNLEFLFRPKSVAVVSEPDEPGRYAEVVLRNLAAGGFSGPIISVAAKKRSLFGIGTHIHIDELEVVPDLAIICAPLRDAPKIIAKLGARGTRAVILGPSRRIRMTGDELAEVRRAILDAAKPFLMRVLGPGSGGLAVPSHGLNASVATVAAVPGKIALVTQSTAVAAAVLERAGSKGIGFSSVLHLGSGVDVDLADTLDWLAADPDTEAILVQFHSIAAGRKFMSAARAAARNKPVVAIRGARAEAGPAGKRPFTTDDVYEAALRRAGWVRIDTLEDLFDAAEALARVRPMHGERLCIIANGHGLGRIAADTLLRSGGKLATLSDETVKRLGKLLKTASPPGNPLALPEDIAPENWAAALSAVLADSETDAVLTVCSPSPFTPGAEVAKAIGEVARDAERNVFTCWVGGAAMLEAQRIAAAHGLLSHDTPEKAIAIFQGIVNYERNRELLVQMPPSVAEDFTPNLAAARGVIAEAIDGGAGMLSPRQARQLLQAYGIAAAGTHLDASIKAAIWTADEIGYPVDLTLVLANAAGPDPVATGLRSAGDIHFAVRQLRANARLANPAARVGGYRLRPSAARSGAPACRFGVADDAVFGPVIFLGPAAQEGSTMESCVTALPPLNLTLAKDMLGRCRFLEKGPPKVRGTLASRAATALVRLSQLLTDIDEVAGVELDPVHVETSGVVVLDARIRIEKRGRRLGFRRFAIRPYPKELEQRLVWEGQPLLIRPIRPEDETTLGDLIGSLDPEDARMRFFGTMRSLPRSQLARFTQIDYDREMALVAIVKDRDGVERSLGEVRAVTDPDNTVADFAIVVRSDIKGKGLGRRLLASIIDYSRSRGTVELRGETMSGNLRMQHLARDLGFELKTGEDLGTIALRLRLREPEREGSTAVEAVRVRRQKPAVGLGKAGGRKRGGEK; translated from the coding sequence ATGACCGTCCGCAATCTCGAATTCCTCTTTCGTCCGAAATCGGTCGCGGTTGTTTCCGAGCCCGACGAACCGGGCCGCTATGCCGAGGTGGTGCTGCGCAACCTGGCGGCCGGCGGCTTCTCCGGACCGATCATTTCCGTTGCCGCAAAGAAGCGCTCGCTGTTCGGCATCGGCACGCATATCCACATCGACGAACTGGAGGTGGTGCCGGACCTGGCGATCATCTGCGCGCCGCTGCGCGATGCGCCGAAGATCATCGCCAAGCTGGGCGCCCGCGGCACGCGCGCGGTGATCCTCGGCCCGTCGCGGCGAATCCGCATGACCGGCGACGAACTCGCCGAGGTGCGCCGCGCCATCCTCGATGCGGCGAAGCCCTTCTTGATGCGCGTGCTGGGGCCGGGCAGCGGCGGCCTGGCCGTTCCGTCACACGGCCTCAATGCCAGCGTGGCCACCGTCGCCGCGGTGCCGGGCAAGATCGCGCTGGTGACGCAATCGACGGCGGTCGCCGCCGCCGTGCTGGAGCGCGCCGGCAGCAAGGGCATCGGCTTTTCGTCGGTGCTGCACCTGGGCTCCGGCGTCGATGTCGACCTGGCCGACACGCTCGACTGGCTGGCGGCGGACCCGGATACCGAGGCGATCCTGGTGCAGTTCCATTCCATTGCGGCGGGCCGCAAGTTCATGTCGGCGGCGCGCGCGGCGGCGCGCAACAAACCGGTGGTGGCGATTCGCGGCGCGCGGGCCGAGGCCGGGCCCGCCGGCAAGCGGCCATTCACCACCGACGATGTCTATGAAGCGGCGCTGCGGCGCGCCGGCTGGGTTCGCATCGACACCCTGGAGGACTTGTTCGACGCCGCCGAGGCGCTGGCGCGGGTGCGGCCGATGCACGGCGAGCGCCTCTGCATCATCGCCAACGGCCATGGCCTCGGGCGCATTGCCGCCGATACGCTGCTGCGTTCCGGCGGCAAGCTCGCCACGCTGTCGGACGAGACCGTGAAGCGGCTCGGCAAGCTGCTGAAGACGGCCTCGCCGCCGGGCAATCCGCTGGCGCTGCCGGAGGACATCGCGCCGGAAAACTGGGCCGCCGCGCTGTCGGCGGTGCTCGCCGACAGCGAAACGGACGCGGTGCTGACGGTCTGTTCGCCCTCGCCCTTCACGCCGGGCGCCGAGGTGGCGAAGGCTATCGGCGAGGTGGCGCGGGATGCGGAGCGCAATGTGTTCACCTGCTGGGTCGGCGGCGCCGCGATGCTCGAAGCGCAACGCATCGCCGCGGCGCACGGCTTGCTGAGCCATGACACGCCGGAAAAAGCCATCGCGATCTTTCAGGGCATCGTCAATTACGAACGCAACCGCGAACTGCTGGTCCAGATGCCGCCCTCGGTGGCCGAGGACTTCACCCCGAACCTTGCGGCCGCGCGCGGCGTGATCGCCGAAGCCATCGATGGCGGGGCCGGCATGCTCTCGCCGCGCCAGGCCCGCCAGCTGCTTCAGGCCTACGGCATTGCCGCCGCCGGCACCCACCTGGATGCCAGCATCAAGGCCGCCATCTGGACCGCGGACGAGATCGGCTACCCGGTGGATCTGACGCTGGTGCTGGCCAATGCCGCGGGCCCCGATCCCGTGGCGACGGGGCTGCGCTCGGCGGGGGATATCCACTTTGCCGTGCGCCAGCTGCGCGCCAACGCCCGCCTGGCGAATCCGGCGGCGCGGGTCGGCGGCTACCGCCTGCGGCCCAGCGCCGCGCGCAGCGGCGCGCCGGCATGCCGCTTCGGCGTCGCCGACGATGCGGTGTTCGGGCCGGTGATCTTCCTCGGTCCGGCGGCGCAGGAGGGAAGCACGATGGAAAGCTGCGTCACGGCGCTGCCGCCGCTCAACCTGACGCTGGCGAAGGACATGCTCGGCCGCTGCCGGTTTCTGGAAAAGGGCCCGCCCAAGGTCCGCGGCACGCTGGCATCCCGCGCCGCCACGGCACTGGTGCGACTGTCGCAGCTGCTCACGGACATCGACGAAGTGGCCGGCGTGGAACTCGATCCGGTCCATGTCGAGACTTCGGGCGTGGTGGTGCTCGATGCTCGCATCCGCATCGAAAAGCGTGGGCGCAGGCTGGGCTTCCGCCGCTTTGCGATCCGGCCCTACCCGAAGGAGCTGGAACAGCGCCTGGTCTGGGAGGGGCAGCCGCTGCTGATCCGGCCGATCCGGCCCGAGGATGAAACCACCCTCGGCGATCTCATCGGCTCGCTCGATCCCGAGGATGCGCGCATGCGTTTTTTCGGCACCATGCGCAGCCTGCCGCGTTCGCAACTGGCGCGCTTCACCCAGATCGACTACGACCGCGAGATGGCGCTGGTGGCCATCGTGAAGGACCGCGACGGCGTCGAACGCTCGCTGGGCGAGGTGCGCGCGGTGACCGATCCGGACAACACGGTGGCCGACTTCGCCATCGTGGTGCGCTCCGACATCAAGGGCAAGGGGCTCGGGCGACGGCTGCTCGCCAGCATCATCGACTACTCGCGCAGCCGCGGCACCGTCGAGCTGCGCGGCGAAACCATGTCGGGCAACCTGCGCATGCAGCACCTGGCCCGCGACCTCGGCTTCGAGCTGAAAACCGGCGAGGACCTCGGCACGATTGCGCTGCGCCTGCGGCTGCGCGAACCGGAACGCGAGGGTTCAACCGCGGTGGAAGCGGTTCGTGTGCGGCGGCAGAAACCGGCGGTCGGCCTTGGCAAGGCGGGCGGGAGGAAACGCGGCGGCGAAAAATAA
- a CDS encoding type II toxin-antitoxin system RelE/ParE family toxin translates to MSSRNKPLDWSATAARELIDGLVHIAEDSPQGARLVKTRIDRAGRFLELNPRMGKPGVVAGTREYPAPKTRYTLIYEEGVNAIHILHCWHQSRQRVVGDA, encoded by the coding sequence ATGTCAAGTCGCAACAAGCCGCTTGACTGGTCGGCGACCGCGGCGCGGGAGTTGATCGACGGCCTTGTCCATATTGCCGAAGACAGCCCGCAGGGCGCGCGCCTCGTCAAAACCCGCATCGACCGCGCGGGACGTTTTCTCGAACTGAATCCTCGAATGGGTAAACCCGGAGTCGTCGCCGGAACGCGCGAGTATCCGGCGCCTAAAACACGCTACACGCTGATCTACGAAGAGGGCGTCAACGCAATTCACATCCTGCATTGCTGGCACCAGAGCCGGCAACGAGTTGTGGGCGACGCTTGA